A portion of the Bubalus kerabau isolate K-KA32 ecotype Philippines breed swamp buffalo chromosome 1, PCC_UOA_SB_1v2, whole genome shotgun sequence genome contains these proteins:
- the PTTG1 gene encoding securin isoform X2 — translation MATLIYVDKENGEPGIHVAPKDGLKLGPVPFKALDGRSQVSTPRVGKMFDAPPALPKTARKALGTVNRATEKSVKTNGPLKQKQTTFSTKKITEKTVKAKSSVPASDDTYPEIEKFFPFNPLDFESFDLPEEHQIAHLPLSGVPLMILDEERELEQLLHVGPPSPLKMPPLLWESNLLQSPSSILSTLDVELPPVCCDLDI, via the exons ATGGCTACTCTGATCTATGTTGATAAGGAAAATGGAGAACCAGGCATCCATGTGGCTCCTAAGGACGGGCTGAAGCTGGGGCCTGTGCCTT TCAAAGCTTTGGATGGGAGATCTCAGGTTTCAACACCACGTGTTGGCAAAATGTTTGATGCTCCACCAGCTTTACCAAAAACTGCAAGAAAGGCTTTGGGAACTGTCAACAGAGCTACAGAAAAATCAGTTAAGACGAATGGACCgctcaaacagaaacagacaactTTCTCTACCAAAAAG ATTACTGAGAAGACTGTTAAAGCAAAAAGTTCGGTTCCTGCCTCAGATGACACCTATCCGGAAATAGAAAAATTCTTTCCCTTCAATCCATTAG ATTTTGAGAGTTTTGACCTGCCTGAGGAGCACCAGATCGCCCACCTCCCCTTGAGTGGAGTGCCTCTCATGATCCTTGATGAGGAGAGGGAGCTTGAGCAGCTGTTACACGTGGGCCCGCCTTCGCCTCTGAAGATGCCTCCTCTGCTGTGGGAGTCTA ATCTGTTGCAGTCTCCCTCAAGCATTCTGTCGACTCTGGATGTTGAATTGCCACCTGTTTGCTGTGACTTAGATATTTAA
- the PTTG1 gene encoding securin isoform X1 yields MATLIYVDKENGEPGIHVAPKDGLKLGPVPSVKALDGRSQVSTPRVGKMFDAPPALPKTARKALGTVNRATEKSVKTNGPLKQKQTTFSTKKITEKTVKAKSSVPASDDTYPEIEKFFPFNPLDFESFDLPEEHQIAHLPLSGVPLMILDEERELEQLLHVGPPSPLKMPPLLWESNLLQSPSSILSTLDVELPPVCCDLDI; encoded by the exons ATGGCTACTCTGATCTATGTTGATAAGGAAAATGGAGAACCAGGCATCCATGTGGCTCCTAAGGACGGGCTGAAGCTGGGGCCTGTGCCTT CAGTCAAAGCTTTGGATGGGAGATCTCAGGTTTCAACACCACGTGTTGGCAAAATGTTTGATGCTCCACCAGCTTTACCAAAAACTGCAAGAAAGGCTTTGGGAACTGTCAACAGAGCTACAGAAAAATCAGTTAAGACGAATGGACCgctcaaacagaaacagacaactTTCTCTACCAAAAAG ATTACTGAGAAGACTGTTAAAGCAAAAAGTTCGGTTCCTGCCTCAGATGACACCTATCCGGAAATAGAAAAATTCTTTCCCTTCAATCCATTAG ATTTTGAGAGTTTTGACCTGCCTGAGGAGCACCAGATCGCCCACCTCCCCTTGAGTGGAGTGCCTCTCATGATCCTTGATGAGGAGAGGGAGCTTGAGCAGCTGTTACACGTGGGCCCGCCTTCGCCTCTGAAGATGCCTCCTCTGCTGTGGGAGTCTA ATCTGTTGCAGTCTCCCTCAAGCATTCTGTCGACTCTGGATGTTGAATTGCCACCTGTTTGCTGTGACTTAGATATTTAA